The Streptomyces sp. NBC_01275 genome has a segment encoding these proteins:
- a CDS encoding ubiquitin-like protein Pup — protein MATKDTGGGQQKATRSTEEVEEQAAETQASEDLKERQEKLSDDVDSVLDEIDDVLEENAEDFVRSFVQKGGE, from the coding sequence ATGGCGACCAAGGACACCGGCGGCGGCCAGCAGAAGGCGACGCGCTCCACGGAGGAGGTCGAAGAGCAGGCGGCGGAGACGCAGGCCTCCGAGGACCTCAAGGAGCGACAGGAGAAGCTGAGCGACGACGTGGACTCGGTTCTTGACGAAATTGACGATGTACTCGAAGAGAACGCGGAGGACTTCGTTCGAAGTTTCGTTCAGAAGGGCGGCGAGTAG
- a CDS encoding endonuclease VII domain-containing protein — protein sequence MRDGLQAYCRECSAECYRQRQEAKGRSAREKVHVPPGHKHCRGCGEVKPHGDWHRKNSVPDGLASRCKACKAASEPAGHLRRKYGITEADRGELIASQMGVCCICLAAPATQVDHCHETGRVRGVLCFNCNSGLGLLRDDPAAAYRAADYLEGNAWKPTLVAPGVYQLPS from the coding sequence ATGCGTGATGGTCTCCAGGCGTACTGCCGGGAGTGCTCGGCGGAGTGCTACCGGCAGCGCCAGGAGGCAAAGGGGCGGTCGGCGCGTGAGAAGGTGCACGTCCCGCCCGGGCACAAACACTGCCGGGGCTGCGGTGAGGTGAAGCCCCATGGCGATTGGCATCGTAAGAACAGCGTGCCTGATGGCCTTGCAAGCCGTTGCAAGGCATGCAAGGCGGCTAGTGAACCAGCTGGTCATCTTCGTCGGAAGTACGGCATCACCGAAGCCGACCGTGGTGAGCTGATCGCTTCACAGATGGGTGTCTGCTGTATCTGTCTGGCGGCACCGGCCACGCAGGTTGATCACTGTCATGAGACGGGTAGGGTCCGTGGCGTACTGTGCTTCAACTGCAATTCCGGCCTCGGCCTGTTGAGGGATGACCCCGCAGCTGCGTACCGAGCGGCCGATTACCTGGAAGGAAACGCGTGGAAGCCAACACTCGTAGCACCGGGCGTCTACCAGCTGCCTTCCTGA
- the dop gene encoding depupylase/deamidase Dop, with the protein MTVRRVMGIETEYGISVPGHPNANAMLTSSQIVNAYAAAMHRARRARWDFEEENPLRDARGFDLAREVADSSQLTDEDIGLANVILTNGARLYVDHAHPEYSAPEVTNPRDAVLWDKAGERIMAEAAERAAQLPGAQPIHLYKNNTDNKGASYGTHENYLMKRETAFSDIVRHLTPFFVSRQVFAGAGRVGIGQDGHEHGFQLSQRADYFEVEVGLETTLKRPIINTRDEPHADAEKYRRLHVIIGDANLSEISTYLKLGTTALVLSMIEDGFIAVDLAVDQPVRTLHQVSHDPTLKRLVTLRSGRTLTAVQLQMEYFELSRKYVEERYGADADDQTKDVLARWEDTLNRLENDPMSLAGELDWVAKRELMEGYRRRDGLDWDAARLHLVDLQYADVRAEKGLYNRLVARGRMKRLLDETDVERAKSQPPEDTRAYFRGRCLEQYADDVAAASWDSVIFDLPGRDSLQRVPTLEPLRGTRNHVKELLDRCRTAEDLVRVLSGG; encoded by the coding sequence ATGACCGTACGGCGAGTAATGGGCATCGAGACGGAGTACGGCATCTCCGTCCCCGGCCACCCCAACGCCAATGCCATGCTCACCTCGTCCCAGATCGTCAACGCCTACGCGGCGGCGATGCACCGGGCCCGGCGGGCCCGCTGGGACTTCGAGGAGGAGAACCCGCTGCGCGACGCGCGAGGCTTCGACCTCGCCCGCGAGGTCGCCGACTCCAGCCAGCTCACCGACGAGGACATCGGCCTCGCCAACGTCATCCTCACCAACGGCGCCCGCCTCTACGTCGACCACGCACACCCCGAATACAGCGCCCCCGAGGTCACCAACCCCCGCGACGCCGTCCTCTGGGACAAGGCCGGCGAGCGGATCATGGCCGAGGCGGCGGAACGGGCCGCCCAGCTGCCCGGCGCACAGCCCATCCACCTTTACAAGAACAACACCGACAACAAGGGCGCCTCCTACGGCACCCACGAGAACTACCTGATGAAGCGGGAAACCGCCTTCTCCGACATCGTGCGCCACCTCACGCCCTTCTTCGTCTCCCGCCAGGTCTTCGCCGGAGCGGGCCGCGTCGGCATCGGCCAGGACGGCCACGAACACGGCTTCCAGCTCAGCCAGCGCGCCGACTACTTCGAGGTCGAGGTCGGCCTGGAGACGACGCTGAAGCGCCCGATCATCAACACCCGCGACGAGCCGCACGCGGACGCCGAGAAGTACCGCCGCCTGCACGTGATCATCGGCGACGCGAACCTCTCCGAGATCTCCACCTATCTCAAGCTGGGCACGACGGCCCTGGTCCTGTCCATGATCGAGGACGGCTTCATCGCCGTCGACCTGGCCGTGGACCAGCCCGTCCGCACCCTCCACCAGGTCTCCCACGACCCGACCCTCAAGCGCCTGGTCACCCTCCGCAGCGGCCGCACACTCACCGCGGTCCAGCTGCAGATGGAGTACTTCGAACTGTCGCGCAAGTACGTCGAGGAGCGGTACGGCGCCGACGCCGACGACCAGACCAAGGACGTCCTCGCCCGCTGGGAGGACACCCTGAACCGCCTGGAGAACGACCCCATGAGCCTCGCCGGCGAACTGGACTGGGTCGCCAAGCGCGAACTCATGGAGGGCTACCGGCGCCGCGACGGCCTCGACTGGGACGCCGCCCGCCTCCACCTCGTCGACCTCCAGTACGCCGACGTACGGGCCGAGAAGGGCCTCTACAACCGTCTCGTGGCCCGCGGCCGCATGAAGCGACTCCTGGACGAGACGGACGTCGAGCGGGCCAAGAGCCAGCCCCCTGAGGACACCCGCGCGTACTTCCGCGGCCGCTGCCTCGAGCAGTACGCCGACGACGTCGCCGCGGCCTCCTGGGACTCGGTGATCTTCGATCTGCCGGGCCGCGACTCGCTCCAGCGCGTCCCAACCCTGGAACCGCTTCGCGGAACGCGAAATCACGTCAAGGAGCTCCTGGACCGCTGCCGCACGGCAGAAGACCTGGTCAGGGTCCTCTCCGGCGGCTGA